The Stigmatella ashevillena genomic sequence CCGCGTCATTCCGGGCTTCATGATTCAGGGGGGCGATCCCCTGGGCTCCGGCCGGGGCGACCCGGGCTACCGCTTCGAGGACGAGTTCCAGAGCGGCCGGACCTTCGACAAGCCGGGCATCCTGGCCATGGCCAACGCGGGCCCTGGTACCAACGGCAGCCAGTTCTTCATCACCACCTCCACACCGGCACACCTGAACAACCGTCACACCATCTTCGGCGAGGTGGTGAAGGGCTATGAGGTGGTGGAAGCCATCTCCAACGTCCCCCGCGGGCCGGCGGACCGGCCGCAGACGGAAGTAACGCTCACCCAGGTGGAGCTGAGCGACAAGCCTCCCAAGGGGGTGACTCCTCCGGCCAAGGCTCCGGCCCCTGTGGCGGCCCCGGACGCCGCGAAGAAGCCTGCGCCGAAGGCTGCTCCCAAGCCGTGAGGAGGCCGCATGGGAATGATGGACGAGGTACGTGCGGGTAGGGAATTGTACGCCACCTTCGAGACCACCGAGGGCGTCATCGGGGTGAAGCTGTTCACCCAGGACGCGCCCAAGACGGTGGAGAACTTCGTGGGGCTGGCCACGGGGGAGAAGGAGTGGACGCACCCCGAGACGTTCAAGCCCCAGGTGGGCACGCCGCTCTACGATGGAACCCTTTTTCACCGCTGCATTGGCGAGTTCATGATTCAGGGAGGCGACCCGCTGGGCCGTGGCAATGGAGGCCCGGGGTACCGCTTCGCGGACGAGTTCCAGAGCGGCCGGAGGTTCGACAAGCCGGGGCTCCTGGCCATGGCCAACGCGGGCCCCCACACCAACGGCAGCCAGTTCTTCATCACCGTGGTGCCCACCCCCCACCTCAACAATAAGCACACCATCTTTGGCGAGGTGGTAAAGGGCTATGAGGTGGCGGACCGCATCGCCAACCAACTGCCCAAGGACCGGAATGACCGGCCCACCCAGGATGTCCGAATCCGCAAGCTGACCATCTCCACCACGGCTCCGTAACGGCTCTGCAGTGTCTCGTCCGCCGGGAAGGCGGGCG encodes the following:
- a CDS encoding peptidylprolyl isomerase; this translates as MLRILAASLLLAASLAGAQPAAGKWTKKVQAGKPLYATLKTSQGDIVVQLFSKDAPKTVANFVGLATGEKEWRNPATGDMSKKPLYSGTVFHRVIPGFMIQGGDPLGSGRGDPGYRFEDEFQSGRTFDKPGILAMANAGPGTNGSQFFITTSTPAHLNNRHTIFGEVVKGYEVVEAISNVPRGPADRPQTEVTLTQVELSDKPPKGVTPPAKAPAPVAAPDAAKKPAPKAAPKP
- a CDS encoding peptidylprolyl isomerase, yielding MGMMDEVRAGRELYATFETTEGVIGVKLFTQDAPKTVENFVGLATGEKEWTHPETFKPQVGTPLYDGTLFHRCIGEFMIQGGDPLGRGNGGPGYRFADEFQSGRRFDKPGLLAMANAGPHTNGSQFFITVVPTPHLNNKHTIFGEVVKGYEVADRIANQLPKDRNDRPTQDVRIRKLTISTTAP